The Onthophagus taurus isolate NC chromosome 2, IU_Otau_3.0, whole genome shotgun sequence genome includes a window with the following:
- the LOC111426038 gene encoding NAD(+) hydrolase sarm1 isoform X2, whose protein sequence is MGVNKINIPEPNVRRFLLNRKMASDLHPSDTLNGNDVIMAKTTTFPHTTPYTSPRVISTTSQLQTNTQSSTTTSRVAKTSSVTTSSQRFHVTKSSSTSDSKVTSVQSDLKSLKNNFKEMKTIAETKTRFNSVETLVDGDDMNSDTPQPLVTFPDDTPVPSELNSPTNLLDTVKFEQKTVNNYKTSKVVKDGFSAEKKSANCAELKRVQAGDVSYEENSAAASSHARLEVDGISAEKSQVQAMEARSLIAGDISQQESKNMAHTTMKVTTDTFSQEKTQSEANQRKQMVTASGVYNEQHSSSSQSTSFTATTKGIHTSASSKLLSSAAQFQLNDSSKIEDELINMSADDLEQLSQNSNNEDIVKAIQKYAAYFDKSFQCLRQKDMQGEKSCNLLEKVNDIMRKAWAVPTHGHELGYELCNAMRKCGLLDLLIANCINDDDKLKISSAKLLEQCLTTENREHVVAHGLDKVVHVACVCTKNSNTVNDSRIGTGILEHLFKHSEETCSDVIRLGGLDALLFECRKKDVETLRHCAGALANLSLYGGAENQEAMIKRKVPMWLFPLAFHTDDNIKYYACLAITVLVANAEIEAEVIQSGTLGLVEPFVTSHNPSEFARSNLAHAHGQSKTWLQHLVPVLSSKREEARNLAAFHFCMEAGIKKQQCNTNIFAEIGAIESLKRVASSPNAVASKYAAQALRLIGEEVPHKLSQQVPLWSVEDVEEWVKQIGFSEVATNFVESRVDGDLLLQLTEENLIDDIGLANGIKRKRFTRELIKLKKLADYTSRDIANINHFLQNLGPDYGMYTYSMLNAGVGSKDSLCSLSEDQLLQECGITNSIHRARIMEGIKAAEKNSLSVSEDNMNKPLDVFVSYRRSNGSQLASLLKVHLQLRGFSVFIDVERLEAGKFDNNLLQSIQKAKHFLLVLTPNALERCVGDVEKKDWVHREIVAALQAQCNIIPIIDNFAWPETDVLPEDMRQVCHFNGVRWIHDYQDACVDKLERFMRGEVNAKNDTSLSRVGMAKGDLTPGTPSNPGLSRPPVYQRMHSNDSGKGDKDVNGNRD, encoded by the exons ATGGCCAGCGACCTACATCCGAGCGACACATTAAACGGAAACGACGTAATCATGGCGAAAACGACAACCTTCCCCCATACCACTCCTTACACTTCACCCAGAGTTATCTCAACAACTTCACAG CTGCAGACAAACACCCAGTCCAGTACAACGACAAGTCGCGTGGCGAAAACCTCTTCGGTAACGACCAGTTCGCAACGATTCCACGTAACCAAGTCATCATCTACGTCCGATAGCAAAGTAACCTCCGTCCAATCAGACCTTAAATCGCTTAAGAACAATTTCAAAGAGATGAAGACCATCGCCGAAACAAAAACAAGATTTAATTCAGTCGAAACGTTAGTCGACGGCGACGATATGAACAGCGACACCCCTCAGCCTTTAGTCACCTTCCCAGATGACACTCCAGTACCTTCGGAATTAAATTCACCAACTAATTTATTGGACACCGTTAAATTCGAACAAAAAactgttaataattataaaacatcAAAG GTTGTGAAAGATGGATTTAGTGCTGAGAAGAAAAGTGCTAATTGTGCTGAATTGAAGAGGGTACAAGCTGGTGATGTGTCTTATGAAGAAAATAGTGCAGCTGCTAGTTCACATGCAAGATTGGAGGTAGATGGAATCTCTGCAGAAAAATCACAAGTTCAAGCAATg gAAGCTAGATCATTGATAGCCGGTGATATAAGTCAACAAGAATCGAAAAATATGGCCCACACAACGATGAAAGTTACCACAGACACGTTTAGTCAAGAGAAGACACAAAGCGAAGCAAACCAACGAAAACAAATGGTTACAGCTTCGGGGGTTTACAACGAACAACATAGTTCATCTTCACAATCAACTTCCTTCACTGCTACAACTAAAGGAATACACACCTCGGCTAGCTCAAAGTTGTTATCATCGGCTGCTCAG ttCCAACTTAACGATTCATCAAAAATAGAAGACGAACTAATAAACATGTCCGCGGACGATTTGGAACAATTATCCCAAAACTCCAATAACGAGGACATAGTCAAAGCAATACAGAAATACGCCGCTTATTTCGACAAATCCTTCCAATGTCTTCGACAGAAAGATATGCAAGGCGAAAAGTCTTGTAACCTACTGGAGAAAGTGAACGATATAATGCGTAAAGCTTGGGCTGTGCCAACTCACGGTCACGAACTCGGCTACGAACTTTGCAACGCAATGAGAAAATGCGGCCTTTTAGATTTACTAATAGCTAATTGCATCAATGACGACGATAAACTTAAGATATCCAGCGCAAAATTACTTGAACAATGTCTTACCACTGAAAATAGGGAACACGTCGTCGCACACGGATTAGATAAAGTCGTTCATGTTGCTTGCGTTTGCACCAAAAATTCAAATACCGTTAATGATTCTCGAATCGGTACAGGAATTTTAGAACATTTGTTTAAACATAGCGAAGAAACCTGTAGTGACGTCATCCGTTTAGGCGGCTTAGATGCGTTACTTTTCGAATGCAGAAAGAAAGACGTCGAAACTTTAAGACATTGCGCTGGCGCATTAGCAAATTTAAGTTTATACGGTGGTGCTGAAAATCAAGAAGCAATGATCAAACGCAAAGTACCAATGTGGTTATTCCCCTTAGCGTTTCACACCGACGATAACATCAAATATTACGCTTGTTTAGCAATAACAGTTCTTGTAGCCAACGCTGAAATCGAAGCTGAAGTGATACAATCGGGAACTTTAGGACTTGTTGAACCTTTTGTTACGTCTCATAATCCATCGGAATTTGCAAGATCCAATTTAGCTCACGCACACGGTCAAAGCAAAACTTGGTTACAACATCTTGTACCGGTTTTGAGTTCTAAAAGAGAAGAAGCTAGGAATTTAGCCGCTTTCCATTTTTGTATGGAGGCTGGAATTAAAAAGCAACAATGCAATACGAATATTTTTGCCGAAATCGGTGCAATTGAATCTTTGAAAAGGGTCGCAAGTTCTCCTAATGCTGTTGCTTCCAAATACGCTGCGCAAGCTTTAAGATTAATTGGCGAAGAAGTTCCACACAAATTAAGCCAACAGGTGCCTTTATGGTCAGTTGAGGATGTTGAAGAATGGGTCAAACAAATTGGATTTAGTGAAGTCGCTACGAATTTTGTTGAAAGCCGAGTTGATGGAGATTTATTGTTGCAATTAACTGAAGAAAActtaattgatgatattggtTTAGCAaatggaattaaaagaaaaag ATTCACTCGTGAATTAATAAAGCTCAAAAAACTCGCAGATTACACTTCTCGTGATATAGCAAACATCAATCATTTCCTACAAAATCTCGGTCCAGATTACGGAATGTACACTTATTCCATGTTAAACGCAGGAGTTGGAAGTAAAGACTctctttgttctttatctGAAGACCAGCTGCTTCAAGAATGTGGCATAACCAATTCCATTCATCGTGCTCGTATTATGGAAGGAATCAAAGCAGCAGAAAAGAACTCCTTAAGCGTCAGCGAAGACAACATGAACAAACCGCTCGACGTTTTTGTCAGCTACAGACGCTCAAACGGCTCTCAACTCGCCAGTTTACTCAAAGTCCATTTACAATTACGCGGTTTTAGCGTGTTCATCGACGTGGAACGACTCGAAGCTGGAAAATTCGACAACAATCTCCTTCAAAGTATTCAAAaagcaaaacattttcttttggtGCTTACCCCGAACGCTCTCGAAAGGTGCGTTGGGGACGTTGAGAAGAAAGACTGGGTACACAGGGAAATCGTGGCAGCTTTACAGGCACAATGCAACATCATACCTATTATCGACAATTTTGCTTGGCCCGAAACGGATGTTTTGCCTGAAGATATGCGTCAGGTGTGCCATTTTAACGGGGTTAGATGGATACACGATTATCAGGATGCTTGCGTGGATAAATTAGAAAG GTTCATGCGTGGTGAAGTAAACGCGAAAAATGACACTTCACTGAGTCGTGTTGGAATGGCTAAAGGCGATTTAACTCCGGGTACTCCTTCAAATCCTGGATTGTCGCGTCCTCCCGTTTACCAAAGGATGCATAGTAACGATTCTGGGAAAGGGGATAAGGATGTTAACGGCAATCGGGACTGA
- the LOC111426038 gene encoding NAD(+) hydrolase sarm1 isoform X5, producing the protein MASDLHPSDTLNGNDVIMAKTTTFPHTTPYTSPRVISTTSQLQTNTQSSTTTSRVAKTSSVTTSSQRFHVTKSSSTSDSKVTSVQSDLKSLKNNFKEMKTIAETKTRFNSVETLVDGDDMNSDTPQPLVTFPDDTPVPSELNSPTNLLDTVKFEQKTVNNYKTSKVVKDGFSAEKKSANCAELKRVQAGDVSYEENSAAASSHARLEVDGISAEKSQVQAMEARSLIAGDISQQESKNMAHTTMKVTTDTFSQEKTQSEANQRKQMVTASGVYNEQHSSSSQSTSFTATTKGIHTSASSKLLSSAAQFQLNDSSKIEDELINMSADDLEQLSQNSNNEDIVKAIQKYAAYFDKSFQCLRQKDMQGEKSCNLLEKVNDIMRKAWAVPTHGHELGYELCNAMRKCGLLDLLIANCINDDDKLKISSAKLLEQCLTTENREHVVAHGLDKVVHVACVCTKNSNTVNDSRIGTGILEHLFKHSEETCSDVIRLGGLDALLFECRKKDVETLRHCAGALANLSLYGGAENQEAMIKRKVPMWLFPLAFHTDDNIKYYACLAITVLVANAEIEAEVIQSGTLGLVEPFVTSHNPSEFARSNLAHAHGQSKTWLQHLVPVLSSKREEARNLAAFHFCMEAGIKKQQCNTNIFAEIGAIESLKRVASSPNAVASKYAAQALRLIGEEVPHKLSQQVPLWSVEDVEEWVKQIGFSEVATNFVESRVDGDLLLQLTEENLIDDIGLANGIKRKRFTRELIKLKKLADYTSRDIANINHFLQNLGPDYGMYTYSMLNAGVGSKDSLCSLSEDQLLQECGITNSIHRARIMEGIKAAEKNSLSVSEDNMNKPLDVFVSYRRSNGSQLASLLKVHLQLRGFSVFIDVERLEAGKFDNNLLQSIQKAKHFLLVLTPNALERCVGDVEKKDWVHREIVAALQAQCNIIPIIDNFAWPETDVLPEDMRQVCHFNGVRWIHDYQDACVDKLERFMRGEVNAKNDTSLSRVGMAKGDLTPGTPSNPGLSRPPVYQRMHSNDSGKGDKDVNGNRD; encoded by the exons ATGGCCAGCGACCTACATCCGAGCGACACATTAAACGGAAACGACGTAATCATGGCGAAAACGACAACCTTCCCCCATACCACTCCTTACACTTCACCCAGAGTTATCTCAACAACTTCACAG CTGCAGACAAACACCCAGTCCAGTACAACGACAAGTCGCGTGGCGAAAACCTCTTCGGTAACGACCAGTTCGCAACGATTCCACGTAACCAAGTCATCATCTACGTCCGATAGCAAAGTAACCTCCGTCCAATCAGACCTTAAATCGCTTAAGAACAATTTCAAAGAGATGAAGACCATCGCCGAAACAAAAACAAGATTTAATTCAGTCGAAACGTTAGTCGACGGCGACGATATGAACAGCGACACCCCTCAGCCTTTAGTCACCTTCCCAGATGACACTCCAGTACCTTCGGAATTAAATTCACCAACTAATTTATTGGACACCGTTAAATTCGAACAAAAAactgttaataattataaaacatcAAAG GTTGTGAAAGATGGATTTAGTGCTGAGAAGAAAAGTGCTAATTGTGCTGAATTGAAGAGGGTACAAGCTGGTGATGTGTCTTATGAAGAAAATAGTGCAGCTGCTAGTTCACATGCAAGATTGGAGGTAGATGGAATCTCTGCAGAAAAATCACAAGTTCAAGCAATg gAAGCTAGATCATTGATAGCCGGTGATATAAGTCAACAAGAATCGAAAAATATGGCCCACACAACGATGAAAGTTACCACAGACACGTTTAGTCAAGAGAAGACACAAAGCGAAGCAAACCAACGAAAACAAATGGTTACAGCTTCGGGGGTTTACAACGAACAACATAGTTCATCTTCACAATCAACTTCCTTCACTGCTACAACTAAAGGAATACACACCTCGGCTAGCTCAAAGTTGTTATCATCGGCTGCTCAG ttCCAACTTAACGATTCATCAAAAATAGAAGACGAACTAATAAACATGTCCGCGGACGATTTGGAACAATTATCCCAAAACTCCAATAACGAGGACATAGTCAAAGCAATACAGAAATACGCCGCTTATTTCGACAAATCCTTCCAATGTCTTCGACAGAAAGATATGCAAGGCGAAAAGTCTTGTAACCTACTGGAGAAAGTGAACGATATAATGCGTAAAGCTTGGGCTGTGCCAACTCACGGTCACGAACTCGGCTACGAACTTTGCAACGCAATGAGAAAATGCGGCCTTTTAGATTTACTAATAGCTAATTGCATCAATGACGACGATAAACTTAAGATATCCAGCGCAAAATTACTTGAACAATGTCTTACCACTGAAAATAGGGAACACGTCGTCGCACACGGATTAGATAAAGTCGTTCATGTTGCTTGCGTTTGCACCAAAAATTCAAATACCGTTAATGATTCTCGAATCGGTACAGGAATTTTAGAACATTTGTTTAAACATAGCGAAGAAACCTGTAGTGACGTCATCCGTTTAGGCGGCTTAGATGCGTTACTTTTCGAATGCAGAAAGAAAGACGTCGAAACTTTAAGACATTGCGCTGGCGCATTAGCAAATTTAAGTTTATACGGTGGTGCTGAAAATCAAGAAGCAATGATCAAACGCAAAGTACCAATGTGGTTATTCCCCTTAGCGTTTCACACCGACGATAACATCAAATATTACGCTTGTTTAGCAATAACAGTTCTTGTAGCCAACGCTGAAATCGAAGCTGAAGTGATACAATCGGGAACTTTAGGACTTGTTGAACCTTTTGTTACGTCTCATAATCCATCGGAATTTGCAAGATCCAATTTAGCTCACGCACACGGTCAAAGCAAAACTTGGTTACAACATCTTGTACCGGTTTTGAGTTCTAAAAGAGAAGAAGCTAGGAATTTAGCCGCTTTCCATTTTTGTATGGAGGCTGGAATTAAAAAGCAACAATGCAATACGAATATTTTTGCCGAAATCGGTGCAATTGAATCTTTGAAAAGGGTCGCAAGTTCTCCTAATGCTGTTGCTTCCAAATACGCTGCGCAAGCTTTAAGATTAATTGGCGAAGAAGTTCCACACAAATTAAGCCAACAGGTGCCTTTATGGTCAGTTGAGGATGTTGAAGAATGGGTCAAACAAATTGGATTTAGTGAAGTCGCTACGAATTTTGTTGAAAGCCGAGTTGATGGAGATTTATTGTTGCAATTAACTGAAGAAAActtaattgatgatattggtTTAGCAaatggaattaaaagaaaaag ATTCACTCGTGAATTAATAAAGCTCAAAAAACTCGCAGATTACACTTCTCGTGATATAGCAAACATCAATCATTTCCTACAAAATCTCGGTCCAGATTACGGAATGTACACTTATTCCATGTTAAACGCAGGAGTTGGAAGTAAAGACTctctttgttctttatctGAAGACCAGCTGCTTCAAGAATGTGGCATAACCAATTCCATTCATCGTGCTCGTATTATGGAAGGAATCAAAGCAGCAGAAAAGAACTCCTTAAGCGTCAGCGAAGACAACATGAACAAACCGCTCGACGTTTTTGTCAGCTACAGACGCTCAAACGGCTCTCAACTCGCCAGTTTACTCAAAGTCCATTTACAATTACGCGGTTTTAGCGTGTTCATCGACGTGGAACGACTCGAAGCTGGAAAATTCGACAACAATCTCCTTCAAAGTATTCAAAaagcaaaacattttcttttggtGCTTACCCCGAACGCTCTCGAAAGGTGCGTTGGGGACGTTGAGAAGAAAGACTGGGTACACAGGGAAATCGTGGCAGCTTTACAGGCACAATGCAACATCATACCTATTATCGACAATTTTGCTTGGCCCGAAACGGATGTTTTGCCTGAAGATATGCGTCAGGTGTGCCATTTTAACGGGGTTAGATGGATACACGATTATCAGGATGCTTGCGTGGATAAATTAGAAAG GTTCATGCGTGGTGAAGTAAACGCGAAAAATGACACTTCACTGAGTCGTGTTGGAATGGCTAAAGGCGATTTAACTCCGGGTACTCCTTCAAATCCTGGATTGTCGCGTCCTCCCGTTTACCAAAGGATGCATAGTAACGATTCTGGGAAAGGGGATAAGGATGTTAACGGCAATCGGGACTGA
- the LOC111426038 gene encoding NAD(+) hydrolase sarm1 isoform X6, with the protein MVWQITRIAVRLKGAIHPFSINETKGVIFHRQNAVACNVIRGVSRFQSNKEEARSLIAGDISQQESKNMAHTTMKVTTDTFSQEKTQSEANQRKQMVTASGVYNEQHSSSSQSTSFTATTKGIHTSASSKLLSSAAQFQLNDSSKIEDELINMSADDLEQLSQNSNNEDIVKAIQKYAAYFDKSFQCLRQKDMQGEKSCNLLEKVNDIMRKAWAVPTHGHELGYELCNAMRKCGLLDLLIANCINDDDKLKISSAKLLEQCLTTENREHVVAHGLDKVVHVACVCTKNSNTVNDSRIGTGILEHLFKHSEETCSDVIRLGGLDALLFECRKKDVETLRHCAGALANLSLYGGAENQEAMIKRKVPMWLFPLAFHTDDNIKYYACLAITVLVANAEIEAEVIQSGTLGLVEPFVTSHNPSEFARSNLAHAHGQSKTWLQHLVPVLSSKREEARNLAAFHFCMEAGIKKQQCNTNIFAEIGAIESLKRVASSPNAVASKYAAQALRLIGEEVPHKLSQQVPLWSVEDVEEWVKQIGFSEVATNFVESRVDGDLLLQLTEENLIDDIGLANGIKRKRFTRELIKLKKLADYTSRDIANINHFLQNLGPDYGMYTYSMLNAGVGSKDSLCSLSEDQLLQECGITNSIHRARIMEGIKAAEKNSLSVSEDNMNKPLDVFVSYRRSNGSQLASLLKVHLQLRGFSVFIDVERLEAGKFDNNLLQSIQKAKHFLLVLTPNALERCVGDVEKKDWVHREIVAALQAQCNIIPIIDNFAWPETDVLPEDMRQVCHFNGVRWIHDYQDACVDKLERFMRGEVNAKNDTSLSRVGMAKGDLTPGTPSNPGLSRPPVYQRMHSNDSGKGDKDVNGNRD; encoded by the exons ATGGTGTGGCAAATTACCCGAATCGCCGTTAGATTAAAGGGTGCGATCCACCCTTTTAGCATAAATGAAACTAAAGGTGTCATTTTCCACCGGCAGAATGCAGTGGCGTGTAATGTAATTAGAGGCGTTTCGAGATTTCAATCGAACAAAGAG gAAGCTAGATCATTGATAGCCGGTGATATAAGTCAACAAGAATCGAAAAATATGGCCCACACAACGATGAAAGTTACCACAGACACGTTTAGTCAAGAGAAGACACAAAGCGAAGCAAACCAACGAAAACAAATGGTTACAGCTTCGGGGGTTTACAACGAACAACATAGTTCATCTTCACAATCAACTTCCTTCACTGCTACAACTAAAGGAATACACACCTCGGCTAGCTCAAAGTTGTTATCATCGGCTGCTCAG ttCCAACTTAACGATTCATCAAAAATAGAAGACGAACTAATAAACATGTCCGCGGACGATTTGGAACAATTATCCCAAAACTCCAATAACGAGGACATAGTCAAAGCAATACAGAAATACGCCGCTTATTTCGACAAATCCTTCCAATGTCTTCGACAGAAAGATATGCAAGGCGAAAAGTCTTGTAACCTACTGGAGAAAGTGAACGATATAATGCGTAAAGCTTGGGCTGTGCCAACTCACGGTCACGAACTCGGCTACGAACTTTGCAACGCAATGAGAAAATGCGGCCTTTTAGATTTACTAATAGCTAATTGCATCAATGACGACGATAAACTTAAGATATCCAGCGCAAAATTACTTGAACAATGTCTTACCACTGAAAATAGGGAACACGTCGTCGCACACGGATTAGATAAAGTCGTTCATGTTGCTTGCGTTTGCACCAAAAATTCAAATACCGTTAATGATTCTCGAATCGGTACAGGAATTTTAGAACATTTGTTTAAACATAGCGAAGAAACCTGTAGTGACGTCATCCGTTTAGGCGGCTTAGATGCGTTACTTTTCGAATGCAGAAAGAAAGACGTCGAAACTTTAAGACATTGCGCTGGCGCATTAGCAAATTTAAGTTTATACGGTGGTGCTGAAAATCAAGAAGCAATGATCAAACGCAAAGTACCAATGTGGTTATTCCCCTTAGCGTTTCACACCGACGATAACATCAAATATTACGCTTGTTTAGCAATAACAGTTCTTGTAGCCAACGCTGAAATCGAAGCTGAAGTGATACAATCGGGAACTTTAGGACTTGTTGAACCTTTTGTTACGTCTCATAATCCATCGGAATTTGCAAGATCCAATTTAGCTCACGCACACGGTCAAAGCAAAACTTGGTTACAACATCTTGTACCGGTTTTGAGTTCTAAAAGAGAAGAAGCTAGGAATTTAGCCGCTTTCCATTTTTGTATGGAGGCTGGAATTAAAAAGCAACAATGCAATACGAATATTTTTGCCGAAATCGGTGCAATTGAATCTTTGAAAAGGGTCGCAAGTTCTCCTAATGCTGTTGCTTCCAAATACGCTGCGCAAGCTTTAAGATTAATTGGCGAAGAAGTTCCACACAAATTAAGCCAACAGGTGCCTTTATGGTCAGTTGAGGATGTTGAAGAATGGGTCAAACAAATTGGATTTAGTGAAGTCGCTACGAATTTTGTTGAAAGCCGAGTTGATGGAGATTTATTGTTGCAATTAACTGAAGAAAActtaattgatgatattggtTTAGCAaatggaattaaaagaaaaag ATTCACTCGTGAATTAATAAAGCTCAAAAAACTCGCAGATTACACTTCTCGTGATATAGCAAACATCAATCATTTCCTACAAAATCTCGGTCCAGATTACGGAATGTACACTTATTCCATGTTAAACGCAGGAGTTGGAAGTAAAGACTctctttgttctttatctGAAGACCAGCTGCTTCAAGAATGTGGCATAACCAATTCCATTCATCGTGCTCGTATTATGGAAGGAATCAAAGCAGCAGAAAAGAACTCCTTAAGCGTCAGCGAAGACAACATGAACAAACCGCTCGACGTTTTTGTCAGCTACAGACGCTCAAACGGCTCTCAACTCGCCAGTTTACTCAAAGTCCATTTACAATTACGCGGTTTTAGCGTGTTCATCGACGTGGAACGACTCGAAGCTGGAAAATTCGACAACAATCTCCTTCAAAGTATTCAAAaagcaaaacattttcttttggtGCTTACCCCGAACGCTCTCGAAAGGTGCGTTGGGGACGTTGAGAAGAAAGACTGGGTACACAGGGAAATCGTGGCAGCTTTACAGGCACAATGCAACATCATACCTATTATCGACAATTTTGCTTGGCCCGAAACGGATGTTTTGCCTGAAGATATGCGTCAGGTGTGCCATTTTAACGGGGTTAGATGGATACACGATTATCAGGATGCTTGCGTGGATAAATTAGAAAG GTTCATGCGTGGTGAAGTAAACGCGAAAAATGACACTTCACTGAGTCGTGTTGGAATGGCTAAAGGCGATTTAACTCCGGGTACTCCTTCAAATCCTGGATTGTCGCGTCCTCCCGTTTACCAAAGGATGCATAGTAACGATTCTGGGAAAGGGGATAAGGATGTTAACGGCAATCGGGACTGA